In Asterias amurensis chromosome 4, ASM3211899v1, one genomic interval encodes:
- the LOC139936630 gene encoding LOW QUALITY PROTEIN: RNA-binding protein 26-like (The sequence of the model RefSeq protein was modified relative to this genomic sequence to represent the inferred CDS: deleted 1 base in 1 codon), protein MPVIQNVEKLKAWLKRKLEPICEADPVPLSKYVVALVKKDKSEQELKEICTAQLEVFLVDETAGFINELFVAIATKSYMNEDGDNTARDSPTADLAIDSMGEVLPPPLPQPQVAADASALREEIVSSSKVGETGKRASETAEEGDREHRRTRRSRSRSRSHSPGRRRRTREDDRPRRRDDRYDRHGSRYHGDRDRGRDRYGGYRGGRGGYRGARSNRERSYNDRRDDRRDDRRDSERHRSHSRSRSRSRSRSRSRSGSPAPPSGSVLNSVITVVGGSQGDQPGMKPMVRDRCRDYDEKGFCMRGELCPFDHGNDPVIVDDVNLPKMLNPTPPLPAQPPPSQPPPPHINPGMQPPGMPPGMPMPPRLPPPPPGAPFRPPFMPPGPPPPGQQQHGPPRMMGPMMPPNSHGEPFLNMPPMGPPPHMLRGLPPMSRADGMPPMQRGPPPPMTRGPPPQNMRGPMPPRGPPGQDRNNLRMERPPGPPPLRFPPPNQEGPPRHLQPRPNRPPMPFQHPPRMNMPRGPPPGQPRGPPPGQRQRFSPPRGESQQPPPDGYNPENPALDASPFYAPRANLRTLVGVQTVPLADKKDIEELEAETKKLEMVNTRTVLVDSPQSTKDPSAGDSRNVVASATSYPASRKRPYEPDTSAQGQDSGASPSKMMPDSTRKVISGGEWRPKKTKITPNSRTLEIKKIPRELNSIAKLNEHFQKFGVIKNLQVAFGGQPDAALVTYNTHLQARAAHNSIEAVLNNRFIKVFWHNENQDGSESAPSGSEKPSIKDRLGIPTKDQLTFIKNKPEASAERVVVTKGSGTSLSKTVYNPAALKLTSSTPSAQAAFLAASKVSAAKEAVRKKHDDQRKQMQKKQIEIRKQKQTLLVKLIQQQKSFLEKLENKSLPAESRAEIMGFIKKLSEQVDKTKKELEVRPRRKSQTECQKELLDTELELYNQQCDGGDATELYKRVAQLRKEIKTRNASLSYMNAQQAARGASARGRGRGRGHSRPRRMSHSTTTIDKRPRELTISGFESDDKDEVLTYFSDLGEIENVDYNEALNTYTIGFKTRQEAEFAAKKGSTFKGKPLLMVWHIPKKVVLATEEAEPDPAIDIIEVGGDLDEDEDAVDINDDDLLLDDDEEDDEDAESRGWRR, encoded by the exons ATGCCAGTGAtacaaaatgttgaaaaattAAAGGCATGGTTAAAGAGAAAACTTGAACCTAT ATGTGAAGCTGATCCGGTCCCCTTGTCCAAGTATGTCGTTGCCCTCGTCAAAAAGGATAAGAGTGAGCAAGAGCTTAAAGAAATCTGCACTGCTCAGCTTGAAGTGTTCCTGGTCGATG aAACGGCAGGTTTCATCAATGAGCTTTTTGTAGCTATTGCTACAAAGTCCTACATGAATGAAGATGGCGACAATACCGCTAGAGATTCTCCCACAGCGGACTTGGCCATAGACAGCATGGGAGAGGTTCTACCTCCACCGTTGCCACAGCCCCAGGTGGCCGCTGATGCCTCAGCCTTGCGGGAGGAGATCGTATCATCATCGAAAGTTGGTGAAACGGGAAAGCGTGCATCGGAGACGGCAGAGGAGGGAGACCGAGAGCATCGTAGGACGCGTCGTAGTCGCAGCAGATCACGGAGTCACAGTCCTGGAAG GCGGAGACGAACTCGTGAGGACGACAGGCCCCGTCGTCGTGATGACCGCTATGATCGCCACGGTTCTCGCTACCATGGTGACAGAGACAGAGGAAGGGATAGATACGGCGGTTATAGGGGCGGGAGAGGAGGCTACAGAG GTGCTCGAAGCAATAGAGAAAGGTCGTACAATGACCGTCGTGATGACCGCCGGGACGATCGGCGTGATAGTGAACGGCACCGTTCCCACTCCAGAAGCCGGTCCAGATCGCGGTCACGTTCCCGGTCTCGCAGTGGATCCCCGGCACCGCCGAGTGGGTCGGTGTTAAACAGCGTCATCACAGTTGTAGGAGGAAGTCAGGGGGACCAGCCCGGCATGAAACCAATGGTTAGGGATAGATGCAGGGACTATGACG AGAAAGGTTTCTGCATGAGAGGAGAGCTGTGTCCATTCGACCACGGGAACGATCCAGTAATAGTTGACGACGTCAACCTACCCAAGATGCTGAACCCAACCCCACCCCTACCAGCCCAGCCTCCACCCTCCCAACCTCCACCCCCTCACATCAACCCCGGCATGCAGCCACCAGGCATGCCCCCAGGCATGCCCATGCCGCCGAGGTTACCACCCCCTCCTCCTGGAGCGCCGTTCCGCCCTCCATTCATGCCCCCTGGGCCACCGCCACCGGGGCAGCAACAGCATGGACCACCGAGGATGATGGGCCCCATGATGCCACCCAACTCCCATGGGGAACCTTTCCTCAACATGCCCCCCATGGGT CCCCCACCCCACATGCTGAGAGGCCTACCACCCATGTCCAGGGCTGATGGGATGCCACCAATGCAGCGTGGACCTCCTCCCCCAATGACAAGAGGTCCACCGCCACAAAATATGAGAGGTCCTATGCCCCCACGAGGCCCGCCAG GTCAAGACAGAAACAATCTGAGGATGGAGCGACCCCCCGGGCCTCCGCCTCTCCGTTTTCCACCCCCTAATCAAGAAG GACCACCAAGGCACCTACAACCGCGACCCAACAGGCCCCCCATGCCATTTCAGCACCCACCCAGGATGAACATGCCAAGGGGCCCCCCTCCTGGACAACCAAGGGGCCCCCCTCCTGGACAGCGCCAACGGTTCTCTCCACCCCGGG GGGAGTCACAGCAGCCCCCACCTGATGGCTACAATCCAGAGAATCCTGCCCTTGATGCGTCACCATTTTACGCCCCCCGAGCCAACCTGCGGACCTTAGTAGGGGTGCAAACTGTACCACTTGCTGACAAAAAGG ATATTGAAGAGCTTGAGGCAGAAACTAAAAAACTAGAGATGGTGAACACTCGTACTGTACTCGTCGACTCTCCACAATCAACGAAAGATCCTTCTGCCGGTGACTCAAGGAATGTTGTTGCTTCTGCGACCTCTTATCCCGCAAGCCGAAAGAGGCCATACGAGCCTGACACGTCTGCCCAGGGTCAAGACAGTGGGGCGTCACCGAGTAAAATGATGCCAGACTCCACGAGGAAGGTGATCAGTGGCGGAGAGTGGCGGCCAAAGAAGACAAAGATCACCCCAAACAGTAGGACCTTGGAGATCAAGAAAATACCAAGGGAGTTGAATAGCATCGCCAAACTGAACGAACATTTCCAGAAGTTTGGCGTTATTAAGAACCTACAG gtTGCGTTTGGTGGACAGCCTGACGCTGCACTGGTTACTTACAACACGCATCTTCAAGCGAGGGCAGCACACAACTCGATTGAGGCTGTTCTGAACAATCGATTCATCAAAGTGTTCTGGCACAATGAAAACCAG GATGGTAGTGAATCAGCCCCTAGTGGATCAGAGAAACCATCCATCAAAGACCGATTGGGAATCCCAACCAAAGACCAGCTGACATTCATCAAGAACAAACCTGAAGCCAGTGCAGAGAGG GTTGTTGTCACCAAAGGCTCAGGAACTAGCCTGTCCAAAACTGTGTACAACCCAGCGGCGCTGAAGTTAACATCCAGCACCCCATCAGCCCAGGCTGCTTTCCTGGCAGCCAGTAAGGTGTCGGCAGCCAAGGAGGCTGTACGTAAGAAGCATGACGACCAGCGTAAACAGATGCAGAAGAAGCAGATAGAGATCCGCAAACAGAAGCAGACGCTTCTTGTCAAGCTTATTCAACAACAGAAG TCGTTTCTTGAAAAGCTTGAGAATAAGAGCCTCCCTGCAGAGAGTCGTGCTGAAATCATGGGCTTTATCAAGAAGCTGTCGGAGCAAGTGGACAAGACGAAGAAAGAGTTGGAAGTCAGGCCACGTCGCAAATCACAAACTGAG TGCCAGAAGGAGTTACTAGACACGGAGCTAGAGTTGTACAACCAGCAGTGTGATGGTGGGGACGCTACTGAACTTTACAAGAGGGTCGCTCAACTACGTAAAGAAATCAAGACCCGCAATGCATCACTTAGCTACATGAAC GCACAACAAGCAGCAAGGGGGGCGTCGGCTAGAGGGCGTGGGCGAGGTCGGGGGCACAGCCGCCCACGGCGAATGAGTCACTCTACCACAACGATTGACAAACGCCCCAGGGAGCTGACCATCAGTGGGTTTGAATCGGACGACAAAGATGAAGTCTTGACATATTTCAGT GATCTAGGTGAGATAGAGAATGTGGATTACAACGAGGCCTTAAACACATACACCATTGGGTTCAAGACTCGACAGGAAGCAGAGTTT